TTACAAAATGGGCTCACGTATAACGAACAGGCCAACAATCCACTCAAACACCTCCGGTGTTCTCGCGCCCAATGCCTAATGCTATCCACAGTGGTTTCTCCTAAATTTTCCCCTCTATACCGTACTATAATACCATATCATCTAGATTTAACTTCTTACTTTTTTCCTTTCCACAACGGTTCCCCATAAATTCTCTCTCTGTACCCATTTTCAAACTCATTTATCACCCAATATCATTTTCCTCTCAACTAACAATACTAGTGAGCACGGAAATCGATGCAAGGAGGCTGGCACGATGCTTTTCTTGATGTGGTGTGTCCGCATGTGCAGCAAAGGGTGGAGGAGGGAGTAGGGCTAAGCAATGTGGCCTAAGGGACACCCTAAACATCTACAAGGATAGGGAGAGGGACCACTGACGGTCGACACTGCAGCTAGTCTAATACCACCTGATCATGGCGAAATTTATGTCTTGGCTATGACACAGGACCCATCTCACCGAGGGATAATTTTTACTCTCACCTCACTGAATGCTGAACCATTTACAAGtattaaatatattttaattataaaactaattatgtAGACAAAAATATATGATGAGACACGTCTATTAATTCTAATTAATTTATAATTCATCCATGTGATGCTACATTAAATATTTGTTAATTATAGattaattaggtttaataaatttGCCTTGGCGTGTatgattagttttataattaaactGTATTTATTGCTCATAATTGACTTTCAAATATTTAAgggatgtttgaatgcactagagctaataattaGTTGCTAAAATTAGATAAAGACATCCAAACATGCTAGCTAATAATCTagatattagctatttttagcaaattagctaataCAAGCTAAATTTCACAatcatttttagccaactaactattagctctagtgtattCAAACACCCATTAATATGACACGACTAAGGATCTGCTTGGAAGCCCTCAGTTTTTAAGAAGCTGATTTATAAAATTTGAGATGATTTCAAACATAAGTTTATGTCCTAGTTTATAAAAACAGGATTATCAGTTTCTTAAAATTCAAGAAAGTTACCCCTCCTAACTAAAACTAGTTTATAAAAATTGAGCTGGTTTCAAACATCATTAACGAGTTTTTTTATAAACTGATTTAATAGAAACCGGAGATAAAATTGAATTCTTAAAAACGGACATGTTCAATTATTCTAGATTGGATCTAGAATTTATTTCACCTGAAGAGATCTTATATAAATTTATATAATCAATTCAAACGGAAATAGTTCCAGGCCTCCATTCCAAACTAACCGAACATTGTCTTAGGCCCTGTTCGATTTTCACGGATTGGAGCTCCGGAATGATACCTAaccggattacttctctaatttatataaattttgatgaGCTGGAACGAATCCTAGTTCATTCCTGGAGAAACGAACGGGCCCTTAGGGCCTGTTAGTTTCGCATGGAATGAAGGGGTGGAATAAATCTGGCTTGGATTCCTTCAATAATTACTATAAGTTTAGGAGATTTGGAATTAATCCTGGTCTGTTCCAGCAGAAACGAACtggttaggccttgttcgtttgtgtcggattacacccaaaatcgttccagctaatcaaagtttatataaattagagaagtaatccggttaggaatcgttccgacccaccaatccggcacaaacgaacaaaGACTTAGGGGGCGTTCGGTTGTGTGGGAACGGGTACCCGGAACAATTCCAAGCCTTATTGCTTTTCTAATTTATGTAAGTTTTGATCAACCTGAAAAAATTCAGGGCCATTCCCGGAGAAACGAACAGggccttaggccttgttcgtttccgtcggattgcacccggaatcgttccagctaatcaaagtttatataaattagagaagcaatccggtcaggaatcgttccgacccaccaatccggcagAAACAAACAAGGCCTTAATCGTCTCCAAACAGTGCCTAAACTAACACCGGCAACACACGCTGACACTGGACGTTCACATCAACAGCCAAGATCCTCTCCCAGCAGGAATCACCTATCCAACGACCATGCCTCACTGCACCGTTCTGAGCCCACCTGTCAGCCTCCGAACCCACCACACCAAAATCCCGCGCCGGCCCTGCTAAAACCCTAAACCGTGCCCCTCCGTCCCAACCGTCCGCCGCCTCCCTCTCCGCTCCGCCAAGACCCTCCTCCTCACTCAGCTCCCCTCGAGCCCAGAAGCACCGCGCGCACCATGCGGCCACCgagagggcgcggcggcggcggccggttcggcggaggtggaggccgaggcggcggcggtggccggtTCGGCGGCGGAGGCCGTGGTGGCCGGTTCGGCGGCGGGTTCCGCGACGAGGGCCCGCCCGCAGAGGTCGTCGGTCGGTGCCACCCCTTCTCTCCCCACCCGCGTGAGGGTATTGGGTCCTTTGCTAGGGTGTTTTTTTTTCTGACCTTGTGGTGGGATTTTCGTCTTGCCTGCTCAGAGGTGTCGACGTTCGTGCACGCGTGCGAGGGAGACGCGGTGACGAAACTCACCAACGAGAAGGTGCCCTACTTCAACGCGCCCATATACCTGCAGAACAAGACTCAGGTCGGCAAGGTCGACGAGATCTTCGGCCCCATCAACGAATCCGTGAGCATCTCCTCGCCTCCCTAATCTCTGAACGTCTCAAGAGTAAAAACAAAAGAAATACATCTTTTTTTACCTTCTCATGGGCACTTGAGGCTGTGGTGAATTTTCTAGTGTGGCAAGAGCAGTAGTATTGCCACAGCTTGTTGTAGGTGTGTTTCTTAGAGAGAGCACTGATTATTTACTTAGTGCAGTGAGGACTTGCTGCGTGATTTTGCAGATGTTTAATCTTGTATGTAGTAGAGGTGTTCTCACATTCGAACAGTAAAATGCCCCACGGAGCATGGTGTTCCTTTGAAATTATTGTTGATCCCTGCTCTCGTTCCTGGCTTCCTGGGCTATAGACTCACATACTTGTTGTTCTGATGTGTCATTTTAGTAGGGTGACATTTATTAAGGGTTCCTTGAAATCACTCCTTTAGCTATGCTACTATTGTTGTGGTGAATATGTTTTTTTTGCACGTGTAGTATTTCTCTGTGAAGATGATGGAAGGGATCATTGCAACATCGTACAAGGAAGGCGACAAGTTCTATATCGACCCCATGAAATTGCTGCCTCTTTCGCGCTTCCTGCCGCAACCAAAGTATGACTCAGTCTATCTGTTGTTTCATCTGCATTGTTTGCTTGCTGTTTTGTGAAAAATGGAGTTATTTAATCCTTTCTACATTTTTGTTTGCTTTAAACAGGGGACAATCTCAAGGAGCACCTAGAGGTGGTGGCCGTGGTGGAAGGGGTGGTGGCCGAGGCCGTGGTGGTTCGTTCCGGGGTGGAAGAGGACCACCAAGGGGTGGTGGCCGAGGTCCAAGGGGTGGAAGCCGTGGTGGTTTTAGAGGGCGAGGAAGGTTCTAGGTGTAGTTTGAGTTTGATGATGTTTTTTTTTGTTGAGGCATCATAGCTACCCAATTGGAAACTTCCATGTTCTTGTAACCTGATATGTTTAAGGTAGCAGAACACTTTGTTTGTGGAACTTGGATTCTCAATTGAAACAAAGGGTTTGTACCTGTTCCGTTCCTAATGGCCACTATGTGCTTCCTTGTTCTGAATTCAACTTGTGCTGATCCTGGGCATACATTTACAGTCCTTGTTGATTTTTGAGGTCGCATGAGAGTACATTTTACTTGTGTGTAATGTGGGTGGAGCAAAACACCCACATATGTTGACATCCGGCACATCAAATCACACTTGCACCCATAATGTTTAATGGTGAATTTTTACACCAGCACCCAGTAAGTGTTGGGCACCCACTGGGTCCTTATTCGGTTTGAAGGGGTTTAAGACCTTTTTCGGTTATttttaatccatatggattggagaggATTGATACAGATTGATGGAGATTTTGATTTGCTAGGAATTGAAACCCCCTTAATctctctcaatccatatggattggggtaggaccgaacaagccctaaaggaGATTAGAGTGGATTAAATCCCCTTCTATTTAAATTTGTATAGAAGGGGATTGAATCCCCtttaatccccctcaatccacttcTAACCGAACAAGCCGTTGGGTGATCCACAATTACAAATAATTAAATAAATAGCAGCATAAATGGCAAGGTAACACATAATTATTTAAAAGCACAGAATGTATTATCAATTCACATTTCACatgatcataacttttcaaaaacTCCATTTAGTTTCAGTGACACATAACATAACTAGTCCAGTAAGCCAAATAATAGTAATAATCTAAGTTCTTACATTTTAGATTGGCTCAGTGACAACAGTAAAAGTGTAAAACCATACTTGACAAAATAATGTTTATTACACATTCAAATAGCtaatgagcattagaattaaagAGCAATGAAAATCAGTCATTCAGTTATCAGCAAAATCATGTTTGAAAAATGAGTTAAAAGCTAGTATTTTGAGATCTATCGAGTACCTGTGGGTGAAAAGTCACACCTAGCTCTAACCAATTATTTTACGGATCGAGTATAGATCTAGGGTGAAATTTGACACCCAGATCCACACTCACTGCCATCCCTAGTTGTCTGTCTCGGTTTTAAATTCACTATTGATTTCTGAAACGAAGCCAATGGTGAGGAGTCCTCGTTGAATTTTCCTCCTGTTTGGAGCACGGGTTCATGGGAGCCTTTTTGGAATGCATAGCATTGTTTTGAGCCAATTGCAAGAACTAACAACTGTAACTTGAACAGAGGCAGCATCGTTCTCAGCACGTTGTAATTTTCTCTTGTGTTTGAAAAATCCCAGATAAAAAACAAATTAGTCGTAAAACACAGTAGCAGTGCAAACTTAGTGCAAATAACATGCTAAAAAAAAACCTTGCACGCCTTTGGCTGGTGGCCCCAAGAAGTGTTGAACAACGGTTCCAATTCAGTTTCCAAAAGGACAAAAGACCAGACTATATTGTGCCACTTTAGCTTTTACCATACAACTAACACATTACACGAAGTTACCGATAACAACCACGGCAATATAAATCACCATCTTCACACCCAGATGAAACTATACTAATTCTACATGCCAAATTACACTAAAGTGGCCAAGACAAAATAAGGGCACCTCGGCTAAACAATATCCGGAATTATTTTCCTTTGCTTGCAACAGCAAACTCTCTATCAAAGAAGCAAAACAAAAAGAACACCTTTTTGAAATTTTTCAGCTTTCTCTGTCTGCACAGGCTTATGAGCAGTATCACTGTGACCAACGCAAAGGACATTTGGAAACTTATTTGGGGATCAGAGATTTTCTCTAAAAAAAGACTTACAAGCATCTTATAGGTCATTATCAAGTTCACCACATTTTCAAATCGCTTTGGAAAAATAAATGTCAACCAAAGCATAAAGTTTTTTATTGGCTGTGGCTGAAAAACAGACTGAACACAAGGAATATGCTGAGGAGGAAAAACATGACTCTTGAGTCATACACTTGTGAAAACTGCATCTGGCAAAAGGAGGAAACTCTATACCATCACTTCCTCATATGCAACTTTGCTAAGGCCTGTTGGAATTCAATTGGTTTGACGCCCCCTAGAATTGCTAATCCCGAGGAGGCTTCGGCAAATCTCAAACAACAGCTCAATGTTCCCTTCTCTATGGAGATAGTTATCCTCATGACTTGGAGCATTTG
This portion of the Zea mays cultivar B73 chromosome 2, Zm-B73-REFERENCE-NAM-5.0, whole genome shotgun sequence genome encodes:
- the LOC100193822 gene encoding Putative H/ACA ribonucleoprotein complex subunit 1-like protein 1; the encoded protein is MRPPRGRGGGGRFGGGGGRGGGGGRFGGGGRGGRFGGGFRDEGPPAEVVEVSTFVHACEGDAVTKLTNEKVPYFNAPIYLQNKTQVGKVDEIFGPINESYFSVKMMEGIIATSYKEGDKFYIDPMKLLPLSRFLPQPKGQSQGAPRGGGRGGRGGGRGRGGSFRGGRGPPRGGGRGPRGGSRGGFRGRGRF